In the Acuticoccus sp. I52.16.1 genome, one interval contains:
- a CDS encoding polysaccharide pyruvyl transferase family protein has translation MAAAPPVFEIVGVHHENQGAVLMLEAAKAALKARRPEARLALAEAVPLDVRLAHGARTAWPSEIRRRRDVLSARLAARRGRLARFGVVTPGEVAARFDASGFAYGDFWGIEKLNARLLRPLRAFPERRTVLLPQAYGPFRNPGMAAAIREAMDRVGLAFVRDGRSMAYLEEAGVAPGATVRLAPDFTTLLTAPERGGGSGGGDAGEDGGGRGDGRLVVVPNQKVLDAGVRGTAEAAADGRARYLAFLRAAVAAGRAAGFSPVFLVHEGAADRALAEAANSGLSVPCPVLHSPDAMVTKGLVAAACGVVSSRFHGLVSALSSHVPALAAGWSHKYAELMAAYGLADAVVDLAAPDTWDAALGALTARMADPAARDTLARHAAAERARAAAMWDTVFAFLEEGAPR, from the coding sequence ATGGCCGCCGCCCCTCCCGTCTTCGAGATCGTCGGCGTGCACCACGAGAACCAGGGCGCGGTCCTGATGCTGGAGGCGGCCAAGGCGGCGCTGAAGGCGCGGCGCCCGGAGGCGCGGCTGGCGCTCGCCGAGGCGGTCCCGCTCGACGTGCGCCTCGCCCACGGGGCGCGCACCGCCTGGCCGTCCGAGATCCGCCGCCGGCGCGACGTCCTCAGCGCCCGCCTCGCGGCCCGGCGCGGCCGGCTCGCCCGTTTCGGCGTGGTCACGCCGGGCGAGGTGGCCGCGCGCTTCGACGCGTCGGGCTTCGCCTATGGCGACTTCTGGGGGATCGAGAAGCTCAACGCGCGCCTCCTGCGGCCGCTGCGGGCCTTTCCCGAGCGCCGCACCGTGCTGCTGCCACAGGCCTACGGTCCGTTCCGGAACCCCGGCATGGCGGCGGCGATCCGCGAGGCGATGGACCGCGTCGGCCTCGCCTTCGTGCGGGACGGACGGTCGATGGCCTACCTCGAGGAGGCGGGCGTCGCGCCCGGCGCCACGGTGCGACTGGCGCCCGACTTCACCACCCTCCTCACCGCGCCGGAGAGGGGCGGCGGATCTGGCGGCGGAGACGCCGGCGAAGACGGTGGCGGAAGAGGCGACGGACGGCTCGTCGTCGTCCCCAACCAGAAGGTGCTCGACGCGGGGGTGCGGGGCACCGCCGAGGCCGCCGCCGACGGCCGGGCGCGCTACCTCGCCTTCCTGCGCGCGGCGGTGGCGGCGGGGCGCGCGGCGGGCTTCTCCCCGGTCTTCCTGGTGCACGAGGGGGCGGCCGACCGCGCCCTCGCCGAGGCGGCCAACTCCGGCCTGTCCGTCCCCTGCCCGGTGCTGCACAGCCCGGATGCGATGGTCACCAAGGGCCTCGTGGCGGCGGCTTGCGGGGTGGTGTCCTCGCGCTTTCACGGCCTCGTCAGCGCGCTCTCCTCGCACGTTCCGGCGCTGGCGGCCGGCTGGTCGCACAAATATGCCGAGCTGATGGCCGCCTACGGCCTCGCCGACGCCGTCGTCGACCTCGCCGCGCCGGACACCTGGGACGCGGCGCTGGGGGCACTCACCGCGCGAATGGCCGATCCCGCGGCGCGCGACACGCTCGCCCGCCACGCGGCCGCCGAACGGGCCCGCGCGGCGGCGATGTGGGACACCGTGTTCGCCTTCCTGGAGGAGGGCGCGCCCCGATGA
- a CDS encoding glycosyltransferase family 2 protein: MTPPPPPAADDAATPVCAQGVPPGERGEDAPPAGGHGTDGHGADGHGEDGHGEDGARQCPTSGRGEGRRPAVSVVIPVFDGAAFVAEAVASALAQGPPGEVEVIAVDDGSRDGSAARLAAFGTRIVFEAGPHRGACAARNRGLALARAPLVAFLDADDTLLPGALAAQRQAAARLGPRRIVFGDHVPVDAGGAPTPRPARYAGLRPGAVPLAFMLEAGPMTTSPLYPAAALAAVGGFDPAVRRGQEYNLNLRLVLAGWRFVYAPHPIYARRAHPGPRISTARHVHFAGTAANLRWLQAALERACPEAIDDAALRVLARMGWHAGVGTLHRGEAPHECFAFAAAFGRRDDREPLPALIRTLVAALGPRRAADMLVAAQRLRGAMPAPLRRRASALFWR, translated from the coding sequence ATGACGCCCCCGCCGCCCCCCGCCGCCGACGACGCGGCCACCCCGGTGTGCGCGCAAGGGGTGCCGCCGGGCGAGCGCGGCGAGGACGCCCCGCCCGCCGGGGGGCACGGGACGGACGGGCACGGGGCGGACGGGCACGGGGAGGACGGGCACGGGGAGGACGGGGCGCGCCAGTGCCCGACGAGCGGGCGCGGCGAGGGCCGGCGGCCCGCGGTCTCGGTCGTCATCCCCGTGTTCGACGGCGCCGCCTTCGTCGCCGAGGCGGTGGCGAGCGCGCTGGCCCAGGGGCCGCCCGGCGAGGTCGAGGTGATCGCCGTCGACGACGGCTCGCGCGACGGCTCGGCCGCCCGCCTCGCCGCCTTCGGGACGCGCATCGTCTTCGAGGCCGGCCCTCACCGGGGGGCCTGTGCGGCGCGCAACCGCGGCCTGGCCCTCGCCCGCGCCCCCCTCGTCGCCTTCCTCGACGCCGACGACACCCTCCTGCCCGGCGCCCTCGCCGCCCAGCGCCAGGCGGCGGCGCGGCTCGGCCCGCGCCGGATCGTCTTCGGCGACCACGTGCCGGTGGACGCGGGCGGCGCCCCCACCCCGCGCCCCGCCCGCTATGCCGGGCTGCGGCCGGGCGCGGTGCCGCTCGCCTTCATGCTGGAGGCCGGGCCGATGACCACCTCGCCGCTCTATCCGGCCGCCGCGCTCGCCGCGGTCGGCGGCTTCGACCCGGCGGTGCGGCGGGGCCAGGAGTACAATCTCAACCTGCGCCTGGTGCTGGCGGGGTGGCGCTTCGTCTACGCGCCGCACCCGATCTACGCCCGGCGCGCGCACCCCGGTCCGCGCATCTCCACCGCCCGCCACGTCCATTTCGCCGGCACCGCGGCGAACCTGCGCTGGCTGCAGGCGGCGCTGGAACGGGCGTGCCCCGAGGCGATCGACGACGCGGCGCTGCGGGTGCTGGCGCGCATGGGCTGGCACGCGGGCGTCGGCACGCTGCACCGGGGCGAGGCGCCGCACGAGTGCTTCGCCTTCGCCGCCGCGTTCGGCCGGCGCGACGACCGCGAGCCGCTGCCGGCGCTGATCCGCACCCTCGTCGCCGCGCTGGGCCCGCGCCGGGCCGCCGACATGCTCGTGGCCGCGCAGCGCCTGCGGGGGGCGATGCCGGCACCTCTGCGCCGCCGCGCCAGCGCCCTCTTCTGGCGCTGA
- a CDS encoding WcaF family extracellular polysaccharide biosynthesis acetyltransferase, which translates to MERTPSETWHPGGALPEAGALYPAAGAGTAARRLSFVPATPAPSRAPLAPRATPWGVRDDGDAERARADADAARIDAHPVDVTAVDIAVPDLASYRGGLDRGRPAFVEALWMVLSALFVASFVPGSRHRRWLLALFGARIGRGVVVKPGVRVKFPWRLAVGDHSWLGEGAWIDNIVPVTIGAHACLSQGVYLCTGNHDWSRPGFDLRAAPITVADGAWIGARAVVGPGVAVGRGAIVALGAVAMRDLAEREILAAVAATAPQRRTIRPPDPGAPPTPAAAQVTP; encoded by the coding sequence ATGGAACGCACCCCCAGCGAGACCTGGCACCCCGGCGGCGCGCTGCCCGAGGCGGGCGCCCTCTACCCGGCGGCGGGAGCCGGCACCGCGGCGCGCCGCCTGTCCTTCGTGCCGGCGACCCCCGCCCCCTCCAGGGCCCCTCTCGCGCCTCGGGCGACGCCGTGGGGCGTCCGCGACGACGGTGATGCCGAGCGGGCGCGGGCGGACGCCGACGCCGCCCGGATCGACGCCCATCCCGTCGACGTGACCGCGGTCGACATCGCCGTCCCCGACCTGGCGTCCTATCGCGGCGGTCTCGACCGCGGCCGGCCGGCGTTCGTGGAAGCGCTGTGGATGGTCCTCTCGGCGCTCTTCGTCGCCTCGTTCGTGCCCGGCTCGCGGCACCGGCGCTGGCTGCTGGCGCTCTTCGGGGCGCGGATCGGGCGCGGCGTCGTCGTTAAGCCGGGGGTGCGGGTGAAGTTCCCGTGGCGCCTGGCGGTGGGCGACCACTCGTGGCTGGGCGAGGGGGCGTGGATCGACAACATCGTCCCCGTCACCATCGGCGCCCATGCGTGCCTGTCGCAGGGGGTCTATCTGTGCACCGGCAACCACGACTGGAGCCGGCCCGGCTTCGACCTGCGTGCTGCGCCGATCACCGTCGCCGACGGGGCGTGGATCGGCGCGCGGGCGGTCGTCGGGCCGGGCGTGGCGGTCGGGCGCGGGGCGATCGTGGCGCTGGGGGCGGTCGCCATGCGCGACCTCGCCGAGCGGGAGATCCTCGCCGCCGTCGCCGCCACGGCGCCGCAGCGCCGCACGATCCGCCCGCCGGACCCCGGCGCGCCCCCCACCCCGGCCGCGGCGCAGGTGACGCCATGA
- a CDS encoding glycosyltransferase yields MNLLLYTPNYYPATRYGGPVRSTHGLARALVRLGHEVRVFTTNVDGAGTLDVPLGRPVERDGVAVSYFPVVAPRRVYRSPMMVEALATAARWADGVHINGVFLHPGPAAAGAARRAGTPYVLAPRGMLVRELIAARSALVKRAWLALIERRALAGAAAIHVTSPVEATELAALGLRTGAVALIPNGVEPPATLDRGRGEALWAGAPAGRRVAFLARLDWKKGVDLAVDAALGDPRLHLRLAGPDEGGLRAGLEAKVAAAGAAERVRFVGPLEDGDKFAFLAAADAALVPSINESFGMVVAEALAVGTPTVVTEGVGARVLVEALDPALVVPRGARAIGAALAGLLADPARCAALGRAYAAHIAEHHGWSAVAQEVATLFAANGPARVPARSAARAACARALPRSAPAAHAPPRVPPRVPPRVPARALVLSALPAGAPGDPALHLATTTMPAGAPMGPSAEVSAAAPARTAPAVPAGPSAGIWAEAPAGDVWSAASAAAAGGRPACASRRSPAGTSANGPRGASLEAPAATRDGAPIRARPRGAPAQISADPRACAVPDVRAGASAGGASDPVAEVAGGGPARAGRGPAAAFGAGSPAPDGGVAGAARGSRAEAAGAGGAGRSTGLSC; encoded by the coding sequence ATGAACCTCCTTCTCTATACCCCCAACTACTACCCCGCGACGCGCTATGGCGGGCCGGTGCGCTCGACCCACGGGCTCGCCCGCGCGCTGGTGCGGCTCGGCCACGAGGTGCGCGTCTTCACCACCAACGTCGACGGGGCGGGCACGCTCGACGTGCCGCTCGGCCGGCCGGTGGAGCGCGACGGGGTGGCGGTGAGCTACTTTCCCGTGGTGGCGCCGCGGCGGGTCTACCGCTCGCCGATGATGGTCGAGGCGCTCGCCACCGCGGCGCGCTGGGCCGACGGGGTGCACATCAACGGCGTGTTCCTGCACCCCGGCCCGGCGGCCGCCGGCGCGGCACGGCGGGCCGGCACTCCCTATGTGCTCGCCCCGCGCGGCATGCTGGTGCGCGAGCTGATCGCGGCGCGCTCGGCGCTGGTGAAGCGGGCGTGGCTGGCGTTGATCGAGCGGCGGGCGCTGGCGGGGGCGGCGGCGATCCACGTCACCAGCCCGGTCGAGGCGACGGAGCTCGCCGCGCTCGGCCTGAGGACGGGCGCGGTGGCGCTGATCCCCAACGGCGTCGAGCCGCCGGCCACGCTCGACCGGGGGCGCGGCGAGGCGCTGTGGGCCGGGGCGCCGGCGGGGCGGCGGGTCGCCTTCCTCGCCCGGCTCGACTGGAAGAAGGGCGTCGACCTCGCCGTCGACGCCGCGCTCGGCGATCCGCGCCTGCACCTGCGCCTCGCCGGCCCCGACGAAGGCGGGCTGCGGGCCGGGCTGGAGGCGAAGGTCGCCGCGGCGGGGGCGGCGGAGCGGGTCCGCTTCGTCGGCCCGCTGGAGGATGGCGACAAGTTCGCCTTCCTGGCCGCCGCCGACGCGGCCCTGGTGCCCTCGATCAACGAGAGCTTCGGTATGGTGGTGGCCGAGGCGCTGGCCGTCGGCACGCCGACGGTGGTCACCGAGGGGGTCGGCGCGCGCGTCCTGGTCGAGGCGCTCGACCCGGCGCTGGTGGTGCCGCGCGGGGCGCGGGCGATCGGGGCGGCGCTGGCCGGCCTCCTCGCCGACCCGGCGCGCTGCGCGGCGCTGGGCCGGGCCTACGCGGCACACATCGCCGAGCATCACGGCTGGAGCGCCGTCGCGCAGGAGGTGGCGACGCTGTTCGCCGCGAACGGGCCGGCGCGCGTTCCGGCGCGTTCCGCGGCCCGTGCAGCCTGCGCCCGGGCCCTGCCGCGGTCCGCCCCAGCGGCGCACGCCCCGCCTCGTGTTCCGCCTCGTGTTCCGCCTCGCGTTCCGGCTCGCGCCCTCGTCCTGAGCGCTCTCCCGGCCGGCGCCCCTGGCGACCCGGCGCTCCACCTCGCGACGACGACGATGCCCGCGGGTGCCCCCATGGGACCCTCGGCCGAGGTCTCCGCCGCCGCACCGGCCCGCACCGCTCCGGCCGTCCCGGCAGGACCATCCGCCGGCATCTGGGCGGAGGCACCCGCCGGCGACGTCTGGAGCGCCGCGTCTGCGGCGGCTGCCGGCGGCCGGCCGGCCTGCGCCTCCCGCAGGAGCCCAGCCGGAACATCCGCCAACGGACCACGCGGTGCTTCCCTGGAGGCGCCGGCGGCGACCCGTGACGGCGCACCGATACGCGCCCGCCCGCGCGGCGCTCCGGCGCAGATCTCCGCCGACCCACGGGCCTGCGCCGTGCCGGACGTTCGCGCGGGAGCCTCGGCCGGCGGGGCGTCGGACCCTGTCGCGGAGGTCGCGGGCGGTGGGCCGGCGAGGGCGGGCAGGGGGCCTGCTGCGGCGTTCGGCGCTGGTTCGCCGGCGCCGGACGGGGGCGTGGCGGGAGCGGCTCGGGGGAGCAGGGCGGAGGCCGCCGGGGCGGGCGGCGCTGGCCGCTCGACGGGCCTATCATGCTGA
- a CDS encoding nitroreductase family protein, which translates to MPRLPRGGGGAPAILRRAVRPVRAGWDEARRALLARVRPGSPAGRLLYRLLCEDFTREQQAVLAGIRRYRDEVRTEARNQALLRRRIHMLEKGLAMRPRRAVFALDYIAETVDAYALRHAHVAAEARRRGDETAPVPPAAGRAGGEAGSEGPPASRAPASHMPAPATRAAPPHRAATGGGRAGGEAAGVDDTLIWAHDVLARTFAACAPHPVFAQQEVRFAALPPPPRGAGPHEGTPAAADHSTAGRTRDAAAPRIPYARDLAEPPPVAYADLLALARRRRSVRWFRPEPVPRALFERALAVAAQSPSACNRQPFVFRVFDDAAMVRAVADTAMGTRGYAHNVPMIAVLVGQQRHFFDARDRHLVYIDGALAAMALVLALETLGLASCLVNWPDIEAREAALAALIGLEADERPVMLIAIGHPDPDGLVPFSAKKAPGDLLRYG; encoded by the coding sequence ATGCCACGGCTGCCGCGCGGCGGGGGAGGGGCCCCGGCGATCCTGCGACGGGCGGTGCGCCCGGTCCGGGCCGGGTGGGACGAGGCCCGCCGGGCGCTGCTGGCGCGCGTGCGGCCGGGCTCGCCGGCCGGGCGGCTCCTCTACCGGCTGCTGTGCGAGGACTTCACCCGCGAGCAGCAGGCCGTGCTCGCCGGCATCCGCCGCTACCGGGACGAGGTGCGGACCGAGGCGCGCAACCAGGCGCTGCTGCGCCGGCGCATCCACATGCTGGAGAAGGGCCTCGCCATGCGCCCCCGCCGCGCGGTCTTCGCCCTCGACTACATCGCCGAGACCGTCGACGCCTACGCCCTGCGCCACGCCCACGTCGCCGCCGAGGCCCGCCGGCGCGGGGACGAGACCGCGCCCGTCCCCCCGGCCGCCGGGAGGGCGGGCGGCGAGGCGGGGAGCGAAGGCCCGCCTGCCTCTCGGGCGCCGGCCTCTCACATGCCGGCCCCTGCGACCCGTGCCGCGCCGCCGCACCGGGCGGCGACGGGCGGCGGCAGGGCCGGCGGGGAGGCGGCCGGTGTCGACGATACGCTGATCTGGGCCCACGACGTCCTCGCCCGCACCTTTGCGGCGTGCGCGCCGCACCCCGTCTTCGCGCAGCAGGAGGTCCGCTTCGCCGCCCTGCCGCCGCCACCGCGCGGAGCCGGACCGCACGAAGGCACCCCCGCCGCGGCGGACCACTCGACCGCCGGGCGCACGCGCGACGCCGCCGCCCCGCGCATCCCCTACGCCCGCGACCTCGCCGAGCCGCCCCCCGTCGCCTACGCCGACCTCCTGGCGCTCGCCCGCCGCCGTCGCTCGGTGCGCTGGTTCCGGCCCGAGCCCGTGCCCCGCGCGCTCTTCGAAAGGGCGCTCGCCGTGGCCGCGCAGTCGCCCAGCGCCTGCAACCGCCAGCCCTTCGTGTTCCGCGTGTTCGACGACGCGGCGATGGTCCGCGCCGTCGCCGACACCGCGATGGGCACCCGCGGCTACGCCCACAACGTGCCGATGATCGCCGTCCTGGTCGGCCAGCAGCGCCATTTCTTCGACGCGCGCGACCGCCACCTCGTCTACATCGACGGTGCGCTGGCGGCGATGGCGCTCGTGCTGGCGCTGGAGACGCTCGGCCTGGCGAGCTGTCTCGTCAACTGGCCCGACATCGAGGCGCGCGAGGCCGCGCTCGCCGCGCTCATCGGCCTGGAGGCCGACGAACGGCCGGTGATGCTGATCGCCATCGGCCACCCCGACCCGGACGGGCTGGTGCCGTTCTCGGCCAAGAAGGCCCCCGGCGACCTCCTGCGCTACGGCTGA
- a CDS encoding glycosyltransferase family 4 protein, with protein sequence MSRITFLWRHLPDYAARLIRATIDRGHQVDVIATRPYVPIEGMERSLGQRAHWIKDTTDTSFAALGLTVPDLVFQGGYHVPAFNRLAADARAAGGQVVLMADNSARPTWRQRTVDPVRHRLAFVPRFAGIFVPGASGQRFARAMGYDPDRTVTGFYGADPSVFGDGGPLETRPRRLLFVGQFVARKNVLGLAEAFARVAARHPGWSLVMCGSGPQREAIPAHPQIEVRGFVQPEALTGILRESRALVLPSLCDHWGLSVHEAALSGCALALSDGVGAADDFATPANAVRFAAGDTGALAGALDALMGWDEAAWQVARPVSLALARRFGPERFADGVERLLAVATAGMGEDAALLRGSARPAIAPVPRRPTPGTPDFAA encoded by the coding sequence ATGAGCCGCATCACCTTCCTCTGGCGCCACCTGCCGGACTATGCCGCCCGCCTGATCCGCGCCACCATCGACCGCGGCCACCAGGTCGACGTGATCGCGACGCGGCCGTACGTGCCGATCGAGGGCATGGAGCGCTCGCTCGGCCAGCGCGCCCACTGGATCAAGGACACCACCGACACGAGCTTCGCCGCGCTCGGCCTGACCGTGCCGGACCTCGTCTTCCAGGGCGGCTACCACGTGCCGGCCTTCAACCGCCTCGCCGCCGACGCGCGGGCCGCGGGCGGGCAGGTGGTGCTGATGGCCGACAACTCGGCCCGGCCGACCTGGCGCCAGCGCACCGTCGACCCGGTGCGTCACCGCCTCGCCTTCGTGCCGCGCTTTGCCGGGATCTTCGTGCCGGGCGCCTCCGGTCAGCGCTTCGCGCGGGCGATGGGCTACGACCCGGACCGCACGGTGACGGGCTTCTACGGCGCCGACCCGTCCGTCTTCGGCGACGGCGGGCCGCTGGAGACGCGACCGCGGCGGCTCCTCTTCGTGGGCCAGTTCGTCGCCCGCAAGAACGTCCTGGGCCTCGCCGAGGCGTTCGCGCGGGTGGCGGCGCGGCATCCGGGCTGGTCGCTGGTGATGTGCGGGAGCGGGCCGCAGCGGGAGGCGATCCCGGCCCATCCGCAGATCGAGGTGCGCGGCTTCGTGCAGCCAGAGGCGTTGACGGGGATCCTGCGGGAGAGCCGGGCGCTGGTGCTCCCCTCGCTGTGCGACCACTGGGGGCTGAGCGTCCACGAGGCGGCGCTGTCGGGCTGTGCGCTGGCCCTGTCGGACGGGGTCGGCGCGGCGGACGACTTCGCCACGCCGGCCAACGCGGTGCGCTTCGCGGCGGGCGACACGGGCGCCCTCGCCGGCGCCCTCGACGCGCTGATGGGCTGGGACGAGGCCGCCTGGCAGGTGGCGCGCCCGGTATCGCTGGCGCTGGCGAGGCGCTTCGGTCCGGAGCGCTTCGCCGACGGGGTGGAGCGCCTCCTCGCCGTCGCCACCGCCGGCATGGGCGAAGACGCGGCGCTGCTCCGCGGCAGCGCCCGCCCGGCGATCGCGCCGGTCCCCCGCCGCCCCACGCCCGGCACACCGGACTTCGCGGCATAG